From Acidaminococcus timonensis, the proteins below share one genomic window:
- a CDS encoding AEC family transporter translates to MNHAQLFTVFFDVFCPLATGYFLRRRNWMTMAQCNGMMLFNVVVLITVMNLLSFWILPLKGNLLLLPFLSLLVAFLSAGMMVPLCRHLSFVDQGTLVVAAMLANIGTLAGICGYILYGELSFAYIQLFAVPQNILMVVLAFPLAQYYAAREGSTDGAAPLHFSLRELLFTRKQLGVAGMLIGLGLQLFQVERPACVTDFFRLLVHIQAWIAFTPVGYTIDFHRAYRCLRQAAGLFPIRFLLVPLLICGASSLVVADPVLLGTIFLASSAPVAINAVITAQLFHLNVDLSVAAFLETTVVYVAVIFPIGYWMFCYR, encoded by the coding sequence GTGAACCATGCCCAGCTTTTTACTGTTTTTTTTGATGTGTTCTGTCCTTTGGCAACAGGATATTTCCTGCGGCGGCGGAACTGGATGACGATGGCTCAGTGCAATGGGATGATGCTGTTCAATGTAGTGGTGCTGATCACGGTCATGAATCTGCTCAGTTTCTGGATTCTGCCTCTGAAAGGAAATCTGCTTCTGCTGCCTTTCCTGAGTCTTTTGGTGGCCTTCCTGTCAGCGGGAATGATGGTCCCCTTATGCCGCCACCTGTCTTTTGTGGATCAGGGGACCCTAGTAGTGGCTGCCATGCTGGCCAATATCGGGACCCTGGCCGGTATCTGCGGATATATTCTCTATGGGGAATTGAGCTTTGCTTATATCCAGCTTTTTGCCGTGCCCCAGAATATCCTGATGGTGGTGCTGGCTTTTCCCCTGGCCCAGTATTATGCTGCCCGGGAAGGCAGTACTGACGGAGCGGCTCCTTTGCATTTCAGCCTCCGGGAACTGCTCTTTACCCGGAAACAGCTGGGCGTGGCCGGGATGCTGATTGGACTGGGGCTGCAGCTGTTCCAGGTGGAACGCCCTGCATGTGTCACCGATTTTTTTCGACTGCTGGTCCATATCCAGGCCTGGATCGCTTTCACGCCTGTGGGCTATACCATTGATTTCCATCGGGCTTATCGCTGCCTGCGGCAGGCTGCAGGGCTGTTTCCCATTCGATTCCTGCTGGTGCCTCTGCTGATCTGCGGGGCTTCCAGCCTGGTGGTTGCAGACCCGGTACTCCTGGGGACCATTTTCCTGGCCTCCTCAGCGCCTGTTGCCATCAATGCGGTGATCACCGCCCAGCTTTTCCACCTGAACGTAGATCTGTCGGTAGCGGCCTTCCTGGAAACGACGGTTGTCTATGTGGCGGTCATTTTCCCCATTGGATACTGGATGTTTTGTTATAGGTAA
- a CDS encoding helix-turn-helix domain-containing protein → MARHSYEFKKKIVLEYLNSDKGCISISRKYGMASSSQLLKWAAAYKAFGDNGLKRSRSQKIYSFKEKLSVVESYLTNVKAGL, encoded by the coding sequence ATGGCAAGACACAGCTATGAATTTAAGAAAAAAATAGTACTGGAATACTTGAACAGTGACAAAGGGTGTATTTCTATTTCACGTAAATATGGGATGGCAAGTAGCAGCCAGCTGCTAAAGTGGGCTGCTGCTTACAAGGCATTTGGAGATAATGGTCTGAAGAGATCTCGCTCTCAAAAAATATACTCTTTCAAAGAAAAACTTTCTGTGGTAGAGTCTTACTTAACAAATGTTAAGGCCGGACTATAA
- a CDS encoding IS3 family transposase, whose translation MSSLRGSFKLKDILSYTQMPKATYMYWQKRFDRENPDQEVEEKIQEIRSQHKDYGYRRMTGELKNQGICVNKKKVQRIMQKLSLQVTSFTRKSRKYSSYKGKVGTIAPNRIHRRFETNIPHQKITTDTSEFKYYEADSQGHLTLRKLYLDPFLDMFNNEIISYGIAKYPSANSILEAQAKAIKITADCPYRRTFHSDQGWAYQMKFYTKRLKNERIFQSMSRKGNCHDNAVMENFFGLLKQEIYYGVTYYSYKELKGAIERYIKYYNEQRIKEKLGWKSPVQYRLSLQAA comes from the coding sequence ATCTCCAGTCTCCGAGGATCATTCAAGTTGAAAGACATTCTCTCCTATACGCAAATGCCCAAAGCAACCTATATGTACTGGCAGAAACGGTTTGACCGCGAGAATCCAGACCAGGAAGTAGAGGAGAAAATACAGGAAATCCGCAGCCAGCATAAAGATTATGGATACCGTCGCATGACCGGTGAGCTAAAGAACCAAGGGATTTGCGTGAACAAGAAGAAAGTTCAACGTATCATGCAGAAACTGAGCCTTCAGGTAACATCTTTTACCCGGAAGAGCCGTAAATACAGCTCCTATAAGGGTAAGGTAGGAACCATTGCTCCAAATAGGATACATCGTCGTTTTGAGACGAATATCCCTCACCAGAAGATTACGACCGACACTTCAGAATTCAAATACTATGAAGCAGATTCACAGGGACATTTGACTCTGCGCAAGCTTTATCTGGATCCTTTCCTGGACATGTTCAATAATGAAATCATCAGCTATGGAATAGCCAAATATCCTTCGGCTAACAGCATACTGGAAGCTCAAGCCAAAGCAATCAAAATTACTGCTGATTGTCCGTATCGAAGAACATTTCACTCCGATCAGGGCTGGGCATACCAAATGAAATTCTATACCAAAAGACTAAAAAACGAACGAATTTTTCAGAGCATGTCTCGAAAAGGCAACTGTCATGATAACGCTGTAATGGAAAACTTCTTCGGCTTACTGAAGCAGGAAATATATTACGGAGTGACCTACTACAGCTACAAAGAATTAAAAGGCGCTATCGAACGATACATCAAATACTATAACGAGCAAAGAATCAAGGAAAAACTGGGCTGGAAAAGTCCTGTTCAATACAGGCTTTCCTTGCAGGCAGCATAA
- the aroD gene encoding type I 3-dehydroquinate dehydratase → MAQPVLVKNLAIGDGHPKIAVPLTAPTLSALEDALETLEKSPCDMVEWRADCYDSIREPGSWRSPLALFQKRIPHLPLLFTVRTTAEGGMLEISTDDYVALLEEVIANGPLDLIDVELSRGFQVMEHLVAQAHDSGIKVVGSFHNFQKTPSREELVRTLCTMQELGCDLAKAAVMPRTEKDVLTLLEATLEMKEEHPRTPVITMSMGAMGAITRIGGGRFGSAVTFGTAGPASAPGQLPAELLKRLFPLI, encoded by the coding sequence ATGGCCCAACCTGTACTTGTAAAAAATCTGGCAATCGGCGACGGGCACCCGAAAATCGCCGTTCCCCTGACAGCCCCCACCCTGTCAGCCCTGGAAGACGCCCTGGAGACTCTGGAAAAATCACCCTGTGATATGGTTGAATGGCGGGCGGACTGCTATGATTCCATTCGGGAGCCAGGCAGCTGGCGGTCCCCACTGGCTCTTTTCCAGAAGCGGATTCCCCATCTTCCTCTGCTTTTCACCGTACGTACAACAGCAGAAGGCGGGATGCTGGAAATCTCCACCGATGACTACGTGGCCCTTTTGGAAGAAGTCATTGCCAACGGGCCCCTGGACTTGATTGATGTGGAACTGTCACGGGGATTCCAGGTGATGGAACATCTGGTTGCTCAAGCCCACGATTCCGGAATCAAAGTAGTGGGATCCTTCCATAATTTCCAGAAGACCCCTTCCCGGGAGGAACTGGTCCGTACCCTGTGTACCATGCAGGAGCTGGGCTGCGACCTGGCCAAAGCAGCCGTGATGCCCCGGACGGAAAAGGACGTACTGACCCTGCTGGAAGCCACTTTGGAAATGAAGGAAGAACACCCCCGCACACCGGTGATTACTATGTCCATGGGAGCCATGGGAGCCATTACCCGCATTGGAGGCGGCCGTTTCGGTTCTGCCGTCACTTTCGGAACGGCAGGTCCCGCATCAGCGCCAGGCCAACTTCCTGCAGAACTTCTTAAGAGGCTGTTTCCTTTGATATAA
- a CDS encoding TRAP transporter substrate-binding protein gives MNMKKLITACLAGLLLLGLSGCGSRKEQKQAAAKGPYADLPQVTLVGGDSSGKGSVGQRFGELVAKKVAAKTEGRLKIDYHPNAELGGDEDLLRQLRANDIQLVVGQMAPVTAFVPEGAVFDLPMVFAPYDGKTIDRVLNGDGPFRKKLAAAYDRSGLHYMGTLQNGTYRLMTSNRPVRTIEDFRNMKIRTMSNKNHMAFWSALGANPTPLAWPELYFSLQSGIVDAEENAADTIVSAHFNEVQKYVAETNVILYANEMVLNKKAFDALPEAYQKVLEESVQEAMKELASCLVQVDRDGKDQLQKKGMILVTYQPEFYQKVRNLPAIQELYRKIDAQTGGLGTLMVEELEKAKS, from the coding sequence ATGAACATGAAAAAACTGATTACGGCGTGCCTGGCAGGCCTGCTGCTACTGGGCCTCAGCGGCTGCGGAAGCCGGAAGGAACAGAAACAGGCAGCAGCCAAAGGACCCTATGCCGATCTGCCCCAGGTGACCCTGGTGGGGGGCGATTCCTCCGGGAAAGGCTCCGTAGGCCAGCGATTCGGGGAACTGGTGGCCAAAAAAGTGGCGGCCAAAACGGAAGGCCGCCTGAAAATCGATTACCATCCCAACGCTGAACTGGGTGGGGATGAAGACCTGCTGCGCCAGCTGCGGGCCAACGACATTCAGCTGGTGGTGGGGCAGATGGCTCCGGTGACGGCCTTCGTACCCGAGGGCGCTGTATTCGATCTGCCCATGGTGTTCGCTCCCTATGATGGGAAGACCATCGACCGGGTGCTGAACGGAGACGGTCCTTTCCGGAAAAAACTGGCCGCTGCCTATGACCGGTCAGGGCTCCATTATATGGGGACCCTGCAGAACGGCACCTACCGGCTCATGACCTCCAACAGGCCGGTGCGGACCATCGAAGATTTCAGGAATATGAAGATCCGTACCATGAGCAACAAGAACCATATGGCCTTCTGGTCAGCCTTGGGGGCCAATCCTACGCCTCTGGCCTGGCCGGAACTGTATTTCTCCCTCCAGAGCGGCATTGTGGATGCAGAAGAGAATGCGGCAGATACCATTGTTTCTGCCCATTTCAATGAAGTACAGAAATATGTGGCCGAAACCAATGTGATCCTGTACGCCAATGAAATGGTCCTGAACAAAAAAGCCTTTGACGCATTGCCGGAAGCCTATCAGAAAGTGCTGGAGGAATCGGTGCAGGAAGCCATGAAAGAACTGGCGTCCTGCCTGGTGCAGGTGGACAGGGACGGAAAGGACCAGCTTCAGAAAAAAGGCATGATCCTGGTGACCTACCAGCCGGAATTTTACCAGAAAGTCCGGAATCTGCCGGCCATCCAGGAACTGTACAGAAAAATCGACGCCCAGACCGGCGGCCTGGGGACACTGATGGTGGAGGAACTGGAGAAAGCAAAATCCTAA
- the istB gene encoding IS21-like element helper ATPase IstB — MLEVEHARQLLAEFNMPEAACQLDALLETAAAKDSTFISFLDQLLSFQQKERTEKAIRKRMKAARIPAVKTLEEFDFSFQPSLNPKQLQELRTLAFVERGENLILLGPPGVGKTHLATAFAVETLHHGKTAYFITLAHLIEDLEKRREKRLLSRRCKFYARPDVLVIDEVGYMQLSRQQAELLFQIVCARYERGTIIMTSNKYFSDWGELMSDSVIATAILDRLLYHAHVINIRGESYRLKDRLRAGLNPAVPQPGLGKTGFKDFRP, encoded by the coding sequence ATGCTTGAAGTGGAGCATGCCAGGCAGCTCCTGGCTGAATTCAATATGCCGGAGGCAGCCTGCCAGCTGGATGCCCTTCTGGAAACGGCCGCTGCAAAAGACTCGACTTTTATTTCGTTTCTCGACCAGCTCCTGAGCTTTCAACAGAAGGAACGAACTGAGAAAGCCATCCGGAAAAGGATGAAAGCTGCGCGGATCCCGGCCGTGAAGACCCTGGAGGAATTCGATTTTTCGTTCCAGCCCAGCCTGAATCCGAAACAGCTCCAGGAACTGCGTACACTTGCTTTTGTGGAACGAGGTGAAAATCTGATCCTGCTGGGCCCGCCGGGGGTCGGCAAGACGCACCTGGCCACCGCGTTTGCGGTAGAAACCCTGCACCACGGCAAAACCGCATACTTCATTACGCTAGCCCATCTTATTGAAGATCTGGAAAAGCGTCGGGAAAAAAGGCTGTTGTCCAGGCGCTGCAAATTTTACGCCCGGCCAGATGTCCTGGTGATAGATGAAGTTGGCTATATGCAGCTGAGCCGGCAGCAGGCAGAATTGCTGTTCCAGATTGTCTGTGCCCGCTACGAGCGGGGCACCATAATTATGACCAGCAACAAGTATTTCAGTGACTGGGGTGAACTCATGAGCGATTCAGTGATTGCGACTGCTATCCTGGACCGATTGCTGTACCATGCTCATGTGATAAATATTAGAGGTGAGAGTTACCGGCTGAAAGATCGTCTGCGTGCAGGTTTGAATCCGGCCGTCCCCCAGCCCGGCCTTGGGAAAACCGGCTTTAAGGACTTCCGGCCCTAA
- the istA gene encoding IS21 family transposase — MIIRDSARKGKSAYAIGKEQNISKNTAKKYMQVATLPEQPHKRGSILDPFKPQVNQMMHDGIFNCVVILETLQQMGYTGGKTIIKDYVHVFRPPKTIPAVPRYETEPGRQAQMDWGICQYLGTDGEFHKVPAFVMTLGYSRARYVEFTKRCDLKSLERCILNAFEYFGGVPDVVLTDNMKTVVLKHEAGKTIFLPAFESFCADMGFKPSTCKVRRPQTKGKVERSVRYLKENFLPGRRFTNLYDLNRQALQWCQHVNGKKHGTTGKIPLQELAAEHLNPLPPQELRNRYRWEDRRISKDGFVSFDGHLYGIDWHYSGREARVRLYQNHVQVFVDNLPVADIPLSEVKGYYVPQQAQYSGLEAKEGIAYPRTAGIQMKEDVVKRPLALYDRLMEVVSNA; from the coding sequence ATGATAATACGCGATAGTGCAAGAAAAGGCAAGAGCGCATATGCTATCGGTAAAGAGCAGAATATTTCCAAGAATACGGCCAAGAAGTATATGCAAGTGGCTACTCTGCCGGAGCAACCTCATAAGCGCGGTTCCATTCTGGATCCCTTTAAGCCGCAGGTCAACCAGATGATGCACGATGGCATATTCAACTGCGTCGTCATCCTGGAGACCTTGCAACAGATGGGTTACACCGGTGGGAAGACCATCATCAAGGATTATGTCCACGTTTTTCGTCCGCCAAAGACCATCCCGGCTGTGCCACGGTATGAAACCGAGCCCGGCAGACAAGCCCAGATGGATTGGGGAATCTGCCAATATTTGGGCACAGATGGCGAATTCCATAAAGTTCCGGCTTTCGTCATGACCCTGGGATACTCCAGGGCCAGGTACGTGGAATTCACAAAGCGGTGTGACCTCAAAAGCCTGGAACGCTGCATCCTGAACGCTTTCGAATATTTCGGCGGAGTTCCTGATGTTGTGCTGACAGACAACATGAAGACAGTTGTCCTGAAACACGAGGCCGGTAAGACCATCTTCCTTCCCGCTTTCGAAAGTTTCTGTGCCGATATGGGCTTCAAGCCTTCCACCTGTAAGGTACGCCGGCCTCAGACGAAAGGGAAGGTGGAACGTTCTGTCCGTTATCTCAAGGAGAATTTCCTGCCTGGAAGACGTTTCACCAATCTGTACGACCTGAACCGTCAGGCTCTTCAATGGTGCCAGCATGTGAACGGCAAGAAGCATGGGACTACAGGGAAAATCCCTCTGCAGGAATTGGCGGCCGAGCATTTGAACCCGCTCCCGCCTCAGGAACTGCGTAACCGTTACCGCTGGGAAGATCGGCGGATTTCCAAAGATGGATTCGTCAGTTTCGATGGTCATCTCTATGGTATAGATTGGCATTACAGCGGCAGAGAAGCCCGGGTCCGGCTGTACCAGAACCATGTACAGGTATTCGTAGATAACCTTCCTGTGGCAGATATACCGCTCTCTGAAGTAAAGGGATATTATGTTCCGCAGCAGGCGCAATACAGCGGATTGGAGGCAAAGGAAGGCATTGCTTACCCTCGAACGGCAGGAATCCAGATGAAAGAGGATGTGGTGAAACGACCTCTAGCCCTTTACGACAGGCTGATGGAGGTGGTATCCAATGCTTGA
- a CDS encoding helix-turn-helix domain-containing protein gives MTTNEISYQELAIRVGINNPSLISRWVNEFKIAGPDALRSHKKGRKKTLSQSKPKKTDTQVQQPMVNISVEHVQELENENLKLRIENAFLKELRRLRLEDEAKMRELRKSSPVSEDHSS, from the coding sequence TTGACAACAAATGAAATCTCATATCAGGAATTGGCAATTCGTGTAGGAATCAACAATCCGTCATTGATTTCCAGATGGGTCAATGAATTTAAAATTGCGGGGCCGGATGCGTTACGGTCACATAAAAAAGGTAGGAAAAAGACTTTGAGCCAATCAAAACCCAAAAAAACAGATACCCAGGTTCAACAACCGATGGTCAACATCAGTGTGGAACATGTCCAGGAGTTAGAGAATGAAAACCTTAAACTCCGAATAGAGAATGCTTTTTTAAAAGAACTGAGGAGACTGCGTTTAGAGGACGAAGCAAAAATGAGAGAGTTGCGAAAATCATCTCCAGTCTCCGAGGATCATTCAAGTTGA